The following proteins are encoded in a genomic region of Zea mays cultivar B73 chromosome 9, Zm-B73-REFERENCE-NAM-5.0, whole genome shotgun sequence:
- the LOC103638806 gene encoding probable beta-D-xylosidase 2 gives MAPSPSHLLLALAALLLCSISPIPVACSRTLPSTAATTTVNVTSFGKAYTKVCDAERFAEMGLNMSAFPYCDASLPYADRVRDLIGWMTVEEKVGNLGDISHGAPRVGLPPYKWWSEALHGVSSTGPTMLFDDLHSKPGNHSGRATVNNATVFANVINSAASFNETLWNSIGQAVSTEARAMYNLGKGGLTYWSPNINVVRDPRWGRALETPGEDPYVAGRYAVNFVRGMQDIPGHYSGDPSARPIKTSACCKHHAAYDVDNWHNQTRFTYDARVSERDMAETFLRPFEMCVREGDVSSVMCSYNRVNGVPACADARLLSGTVRGEWHLNGYIVSDCDAVRVMTDNATWLNFTAAESSAVSLRAGMDLDCAESWIEEEGRPLRDYLSEYGMAAVAQGKMRESDIDNALTNLYMTLMRLGYFDNIPRYASLNETDVCTDEHKSLALDGARQGIVLLKNDHGLLPLDPKKTLAVAVHGPHARAPEKIMDGDYTGPPCRYVTPRQGISRDVKISHKAKMTIYLGGINLYIEREGNDREDLLLPKNQTEEILHFAQASPTPIILVILSGGGIDISFAQKHPKIGAILWAGYPGGEGGNAIADVIFGRYNPGGRLPLTWFKNKYIEQIPMTSMEFRPVPEKGYPGRTYKFYDGPEVLYPFGYGLSYTKFQYETSTDGVSVSLPAPGGHCKGLSYKPSVATVPACQAVNVADHACTETVSFNVSVTNAGGRGGAHVVLVYTAPPPEVAEAPIKQVAAFRRVFVAARSTATVPFALNVCKAFGIVERTAYTVVPSGVSKVLVENGDSSSSVSFPVKIDLSV, from the exons ATGGCGCCGTCCCCGTCCCATCTCCTCCTCGCCCTCGCGGCGCTGCTGCTGTGCAGCATCAGCCCCATCCCCGTGGCCTGCTCGCGAACCCtgccctccaccgccgccaccaccaccgtgAACGTGACCAGCTTCGGCAAGGCGTACACCAAGGTGTGCGACGCGGAGCGGTTCGCGGAGATGGGCCTCAACATGTCGGCGTTCCCGTACTGCGACGCGTCGCTGCCGTACGCCGACCGTGTGCGCGACCTCATCGGCTGGATGACGGTGGAGGAGAAGGTCGGCAACCTCGGCGACATATCCCACGGCGCGCCCCGCGTCGGCCTGCCGCCCTACAAGTGGTGGTCCGAGGCGCTGCACGGCGTCTCCAGCACCGGCCCCACGATGCTGTTCGACGACCTCCACAGCAAGCCCGGGAACCACTCCGGCCGCGCCACCGTCAACAACGCCACCGTCTTCGCCAACGTCATCAACAGCGCCGCCTCCTTCAACGAGACGCTCTGGAACTCCATTGGCCAG GCTGTTTCGACGGAGGCACGTGCCATGTACAACCTTGGCAAGGGCGGGCTGACGTACTGGAGCCCCAACATCAACGTGGTGCGCGACCCGCGGTGGGGCCGCGCTCTCGAGACCCCCGGCGAGGACCCGTACGTGGCCGGCCGTTACGCCGTGAACTTCGTCCGCGGCATGCAGGACATCCCCGGCCACTACTCCGGCGACCCGTCCGCCCGCCCCATCAAGACCTCCGCCTGCTGCAAGCACCACGCCGCGTACGACGTGGACAACTGGCACAACCAGACGCGGTTCACGTACGACGCGCGCGTCTCGGAGCGCGACATGGCCGAGACCTTCCTCCGGCCCTTCGAGATGTGCGTCcgcgagggcgacgtcagcagcgTCATGTGCTCCTACAACCGCGTGAACGGCGTCCCCGCCTGCGCCGACGCGCGGCTCCTGTCCGGGACCGTCCGCGGCGAGTGGCACCTCAACGGCTACATCGTGTCCGACTGCGACGCGGTCCGCGTCATGACGGACAACGCCACCTGGCTCAACTTCACCGCCGCCGAGTCCAGCGCCGTCTCGCTCAGGGCCGGGATGGACCTCGACTGCGCCGAGAGCTGGATCGAGGAGGAGGGCAGGCCGCTCAGAGACTACCTCAGCGAGTACGGCATGGCCGCCGTCGCGCAGGGCAAGATGCGCGAGTCCGACATCGACAACGCGCTAACCAACCTGTACATGACGCTCATGAGGCTCGGCTACTTCGACAACATCCCAAGGTACGCCTCCCTCAACGAGACAGACGTATGCACCGACGAGCACAAGAGCCTCGCCCTCGACGGCGCGAGGCAGGGCATCGTGCTCCTCAAGAACGACCACGGCCTGCTTCCTCTGGACCCGAAGAAGACCCTTGCCGTCGCCGTGCACGGACCACACGCCCGGGCACCTGAAAAGATCATGGACGGCGACTATACAG GACCGCCATGCCGGTACGTGACGCCGCGCCAAGGTATAAGCAGGGACGTGAAGATCTCGCACAAGGCGAAGATGACCATCTACTTGGGTGGCATAAACCTTTACATTGAGAGGGAGGGAAACGACAGGGAGGACCTTCTCCTACCCAAGAACCAAACCGAGGAGATCCTGCACTTTGCCCAGGCCTCACCGACCCCGATCATCCTTGTCATCCTGTCTGGAGGAGGCATCGACATCTCCTTCGCGCAGAAGCACCCCAAGATCGGCGCCATCCTTTGGGCCGGCTACCCTGGCGGCGAAGGTGGCAACGCCATTGCCGATGTCATCTTTGGAAGATATAATCCAG GTGGAAGGCTGCCACTGACATGGTTCAAGAACAAGTACATCGAGCAGATCCCCATGACGTCCATGGAGTTCCGACCAGTGCCGGAGAAGGGGTACCCTGGCAGGACCTACAAGTTCTACGATGGCCCGGAGGTGCTGTACCCCTTCGGCTACGGCCTCAGCTACACCAAGTTCCAGTACGAGACCAGCACCGACGGCGTCTCCGTCAGCCTCCCGGCCCCGGGAGGCCACTGCAAGGGTCTCAGCTACAAGCCTAGCGTGGCCACCGTCCCAGCCTGCCAGGCCGTCAACGTCGCCGACCACGCCTGCACCGAGACCGTCAGCTTCAACGTCAGCGTGACTAACGCCGGCGGCCGCGGCGGCGCCCACGTCGTGCTGGTGTACACAGCGCCGCCTCCCGAGGTGGCCGAGGCGCCGATCAAGCAGGTGGCGGCGTTCCGCAGGGTGTTCGTGGCGGCCAGGAGCACCGCCACCGTGCCCTTCGCGCTCAACGTGTGCAAGGCGTTCGGCATCGTGGAGAGGACCGCGTACACCGTCGTGCCCTCCGGCGTCAGCAAGGTGCTGGTCGAGAACGGCGACTCGTCGTCGTCGGTGTCGTTCCCCGTCAAGATCGATTTGTCCGTTTAG
- the LOC100277458 gene encoding glycine-rich protein 1, with protein sequence MEMKRILFAVLVVIAASATAVLASTEAAAAGAPTASESSAEAPAGAGAGAAAGAAAAGPSASSGAPALAAAPAALLFSLLAYYLH encoded by the coding sequence ATGGAGATGAAGAGGATCCTCTTCGCCGTCCTCGTCGTCATCGCCGCCTCGGCCACCGCAGTGCTGGCCTCCACCGAGGCCGCCGCCGCGGGCGCCCCAACTGCCTCCGAGTCGTCCGCCGAGGCTCccgctggcgctggcgctggcgctgccgctggcgccgccgccgcggggccctCCGCCAGCAGCGGCGCGCCCGCCCTCGCCGCCGCGCCCGCCGCGCTCCTCTTCTCCCTCCTCGCCTACTACCTCCACTAA